The following coding sequences lie in one Fundulus heteroclitus isolate FHET01 chromosome 20, MU-UCD_Fhet_4.1, whole genome shotgun sequence genomic window:
- the LOC118567254 gene encoding uncharacterized protein LOC118567254, which yields MAEEATGKTIKQLKTERTSAKAAFTKQANYLLRVTGDLMKSELQTEYRKLCTLSREVNSANDQYELGLLAEVDEGEKEVKLQPNEESDLSKTTEDCRNRLEEVRTSVQSSLWSRYAEGELTFAIEEAESACEQARGIPVSLINKDAYEHKVETGKQLVAEAVAALKEWEGWIPNEEKTELDGRLKGLRKLKNNLVAKKAEFLIVQRTAEEERRDSSQAKSAPQPAQQTILKIKPTSLPRFHGSRREFYQ from the coding sequence ATGGCGGAAGAAGCCACAGGAAAAACCATCAAACAGCTGAAGACAGAGAGGACTTCAGCAAAAGCGGCCTTCACGAAACAAGCAAACTACCTGTTAAGAGTGACTGGAGACCTGATGAAGTCAGAACTTCAAACGGAGTATAGGAAACTCTGCACACTCTCCAGGGAAGTCAACAGTGCCAACGACCAGTACGAGCTCGGTCTACTAGCAGAGGTTGACGAAGGGGAGAAAGAGGTGAAGCTGCAACCAAACGAAGAGAGCGACCTTTCAAAGACCACAGAAGACTGCAGGAACCGACTGGAAGAAGTCAGAACAAGTGTACAGTCCAGTCTCTGGTCAAGGTACGCCGAGGGGGAGCTGACCTTTGCCATTGAGGAGGCAGAGTCAGCATGCGAACAGGCTCGTGGCATCCCTGTGTCCCTCATCAACAAAGATGCATATGAGCACAAGGTGGAAACCGGAAAGCAACTTGTCGCAGAGGCAGTGGCTGCACTCAAGGAATGGGAGGGATGGATTCCCAATGAGGAGAAGACTGAATTGGATGGCAGGTTAAAAGGCTTAAGGAAGCTGAAGAACAATCTTGTGGCAAAAAAGGCTGAATTCCTAATCGTGCAGAGAACTGCAGAAGAGGAGAGGCGGGATTCTTCTCAAGCCAAGTCAGCACCTCAGCCAGCCCAGCAGACTATCCTCAAAATAAAGCCCACCAGCCTGCCCAGATTCCATGGATCAAGAAGGGAATTCTACCAATAG